In Canis lupus familiaris isolate Mischka breed German Shepherd unplaced genomic scaffold, alternate assembly UU_Cfam_GSD_1.0 chrUn_S2142H2342, whole genome shotgun sequence, one genomic interval encodes:
- the LOC119878955 gene encoding CMT1A duplicated region transcript 15 protein-like protein, with the protein MFSCCRPTSGGSGSQEPQGCRLFQCCRLWLQHKNQRLRAFIRRRRQGARASAGKAPPICPTKPSRTELLEQEFQQLLPALLRRDVISVFIFLDNCHGFATTDEVLDLLFTK; encoded by the exons ATGTTCTCCTGCTGCCGGCCCACCtctgggggctctggctcccaggaaccccaggggtgCCGCTTGTTCCAATGCTGTAGGCTTTGGCTCCAGCATAAAAACCAACGCCTCAGGGCGTTTATCAGGAGGCGCCGTCAG GGTGCAAGGGCCTCGGCCGGGAAGGCGCCTCCCATCTGCCCGACGAAGCCCAGCCGGACGGAGCTGCTGGAGCAGGAATTCCAACAACTGCTGCCCGCCTTGCTGCGCAGGGATGTCATCTCCGTTTTCATCTTTTTAGACAACTGTCATGGATTTGCCACCACCGACGAGGTGCTGGATCTGCTGTTTACGAAGTGA
- the LOC119878952 gene encoding skin secretory protein xP2-like, translated as MDYYQEDFCRLPQSASLKKILEFIRQRMPGTDVELRARRYLQQLRRLHAAEPEAGASARAKDPEALPEPAPAPTVGPAASDGPEVLEAALAAGAEGLAPAEVPAGEAKPLQIVVTALDHGCALDEPRAPAATPEEEQALAPAIGVPRVPEPPIASGTTGFNLCAAP; from the exons ATGGACTATTATCAGGAGGACTTTTGTCGGCTCCCCCAATCTGCCTCCCTGAAGAAGATTCTGGAATTCATAAGGCAGCGCATGCCAGGCACAGACGTGGAGCTCCGTGCCCGGCGTTACCTGCAACAACTCAGACGCCTCCATGCAgcggagccagaggctgggg CTTCGGCCCGAGCAAAAGACCCTGAAGCACTTCCGGAGCCCGCCCCAGCCCCAACTGTGGGGCCTGCTGCCTCGGATGGGCCTGAAGTGCTCGAGGCCgccctggctgctggggctgagggcttggcCCCAGCTGAGGTGCCAGCTGGGGAGGCGAAGCCCCTGCAGATAGTGGTCACTGCTCTAGATCACGGCTGCGCCCTGGACGAGCCACGTGCACCTGCGGCCACCCCGGAGGAGGAGCAGGCCCTGGCACCTGCAATCGGGGTCCCCAGAGTGCCAGAGCCGCCAATTGCCTCTGGGACAACTGGCTTCAACCTCTGCGCAGCCCCCTGA